The Alkalihalobacillus sp. LMS6 genomic interval GGTTTATTGCGATGCTTCTTGTGGTCATTGCTATTAGCTCATTTGGTGTGGCGGGTGTCGGTGGCGGCGCGACGTTCGCAGCGATTCTCGTTCTTGCCGCAATGGATTTACCAATTGCACTGGCAGGCTTATTAATTTCGATTGAGCCGTTAATTGATATGGGACGGACAGCAGTGAACGTTTCTGGAAGCATGATTTCTGGTATCTTCACATCAAAAGTGAAGAAAGATTTAAACCATGATGATTACAAAAATGATTCCTTACGTATTGATGCAATTGAAGAAGCGAGCTAATGCAAAACCCGCAATCGTCATTGATTGCGGGTCTTTTTTTTGCGATCGTCACGAACTAAATGAAGGGCTGTAAGAATCGCAGTTATGGGAATAATGAGTGCCACGCCAATCCCAGCACAAAAGATCGTAATCATTTCATTGGCGAACACTTTTGCATTCACCATATCACCGAGTGAATAGGAAAGGTCTTTGAACCAAATGAGTAGAGCGAGTTGGCCGCCGAAGAAAGCAAAAAACAATGTGTTTGCATTGGTTCCTAATATGTCTCGTCCGATTTTCATGCCAAACAAAAACAGTCGCTTTATACTAGTCTCACGATGTTGACGCTGAAGTTCCTGCATGGGAGAGGCAATGGAAATAGCGGTATCTGCAATAGCGCCGATCGTACTCATCACAATGACAGAAGCCGCAATTTGAGTGAAATCAAGTCCGATTAA includes:
- a CDS encoding YibE/F family protein; translation: MNVLTVLTLILFILMVAIGGKKGARSFAVLFLNFIILFASIVFMTNPDANPLVITFLACTLIAAATLFIINEWSSKSITAFVSTMITISLLLLFISFMTSQTMIQGFGEEEIEELGAFSLLIGLDFTQIAASVIVMSTIGAIADTAISIASPMQELQRQHRETSIKRLFLFGMKIGRDILGTNANTLFFAFFGGQLALLIWFKDLSYSLGDMVNAKVFANEMITIFCAGIGVALIIPITAILTALHLVRDDRKKKTRNQ